Proteins co-encoded in one Candidatus Poribacteria bacterium genomic window:
- a CDS encoding PQQ-binding-like beta-propeller repeat protein, producing the protein MHYRKQGFLAQFISQNLLYKSLLSICLVLLAVPMPAFAGDWPTWRGPNQDGTSAETGLISTWSPEGENLLWKAEFIGRSTPIILNNRVYVIGRVGKDITEQERVACFDAETGELLWNYQFNVFHTTITFNRVGWTSLAGDPETGNIYAHGVQGLFFCFDKDGNILWSRSLTEEYGRISGYGGRVHTPIIAGDLVVISFLNAGWGDQAMTRHRYFAFNKHTSELIWISTPGGRPLDTTYSTPVVANINGQQLIIGGNADGSIYAMKQNTGEMVWGFKLSQRGINTSVIVSGTKVYASHSEENIDNTEMGRVVCIDATGTGDVTQTHEVWRYDAVNVGYASPTIYGGHLYVVDNSANVHAVNANTGERLWIHNIGKVGKGSPVWADGKLYVAEVNGVFAILQPSETKCETLSSQEINRVDEAHYVEIYGSPAIADGRIYFTTEEHLYCIGKEN; encoded by the coding sequence TTGCACTACCGAAAACAGGGTTTTTTGGCGCAATTCATAAGCCAAAATTTGCTCTACAAAAGCCTGCTATCCATTTGCCTTGTTCTGCTCGCCGTACCTATGCCTGCCTTCGCTGGGGATTGGCCGACGTGGCGAGGACCGAATCAAGACGGCACCTCTGCTGAAACAGGATTAATCTCAACTTGGTCACCCGAAGGTGAAAACCTTCTCTGGAAGGCAGAATTTATAGGACGCTCTACACCGATCATCCTCAACAACAGAGTCTACGTCATCGGACGTGTCGGCAAAGATATTACTGAACAGGAACGTGTCGCCTGCTTCGACGCAGAAACCGGCGAACTGCTCTGGAATTATCAATTCAACGTCTTTCATACGACCATTACTTTCAACCGAGTTGGATGGACGAGCCTCGCTGGCGATCCCGAAACTGGGAATATCTATGCACACGGTGTCCAAGGACTCTTCTTCTGCTTTGACAAAGACGGAAACATCCTTTGGTCGCGTTCACTCACAGAGGAGTATGGACGGATATCGGGATACGGCGGACGCGTTCATACGCCGATTATTGCTGGCGACCTCGTCGTGATTAGTTTTCTCAATGCAGGCTGGGGTGATCAAGCCATGACACGCCACCGCTACTTCGCTTTCAATAAACACACCAGTGAACTTATTTGGATATCAACTCCCGGCGGTAGACCGTTAGATACGACCTACTCCACCCCCGTCGTTGCGAATATCAACGGACAACAACTTATTATCGGTGGCAATGCGGACGGCAGTATCTATGCCATGAAGCAGAACACTGGGGAGATGGTCTGGGGGTTTAAACTGAGTCAGCGCGGCATCAATACATCCGTTATCGTTTCAGGCACGAAAGTCTACGCCTCACATAGCGAAGAAAATATCGATAATACGGAGATGGGACGTGTGGTGTGTATTGACGCAACGGGTACCGGAGATGTTACCCAAACGCATGAGGTCTGGCGATACGACGCAGTTAACGTCGGGTACGCATCCCCTACGATTTACGGCGGACACCTCTATGTTGTGGATAACTCCGCCAACGTTCACGCTGTTAATGCTAATACCGGCGAACGCCTCTGGATACACAACATCGGCAAAGTCGGCAAAGGTTCACCTGTTTGGGCAGATGGTAAACTCTACGTCGCAGAAGTCAACGGTGTATTTGCTATCCTACAACCCAGTGAAACGAAATGTGAAACGCTTAGCAGCCAAGAAATAAACCGAGTGGACGAGGCGCATTACGTCGAAATTTACGGTTCACCTGCTATCGCCGATGGACGTATCTACTTCACCACAGAAGAACACCTCTACTGTATCGGGAAGGAAAACTAA
- a CDS encoding PQQ-binding-like beta-propeller repeat protein: MKPLWKSRFTDIIKLAVLLVFAVSTASAGTEIALWGGTLSRNMVSDEKNVPASWDMETGENIKWTAELGSQSYAGPLIIGGKVFVGTNNKALRNPKLTGDRGVIKAFNESDGEFLWQSTHTKLTSGRVNDWPLQGICSTPYIEGDRLYYVSNRCEVVCIDTEGFLDGENDGPFTEETETSEIDADIIWSYDMMDELDVFPHNLATCSPLAVGDLLFLETSNGVDEGHIHIPSPDAPSFIALNKNTGELVWEDASPGEDILHGQWSNPAYGVINGVPQVIIPGGDGWVYAFAPETGDIIWKFDCNPKDSVWELGGRGTRNNIISTPVVYDGKVFVAVGQDPEHGEGVGHLWCIDASQTGDVTETAGVWHLGDEQFNRTMSTVAIADGLLYISDLSGFLYCLDVSTGDLYWKHDTFAAIWGSPYVVDGKVYLGDEDGDVVILKTGKTKQVLFETNLGSAVYTTPVAKDGVLYIVTRNTLIAIEEKQ, translated from the coding sequence TTGAAACCTCTTTGGAAATCACGATTTACCGACATTATAAAACTTGCAGTGCTTCTCGTGTTTGCGGTATCTACTGCTTCCGCAGGAACAGAGATTGCCCTATGGGGTGGTACGTTAAGCCGTAATATGGTCTCTGACGAAAAAAATGTTCCGGCGAGTTGGGATATGGAAACCGGCGAAAACATTAAATGGACAGCAGAACTTGGTTCGCAAAGTTACGCGGGACCGCTTATCATTGGTGGAAAGGTTTTTGTCGGAACGAACAACAAAGCACTCCGTAATCCGAAACTGACCGGCGATCGCGGTGTCATCAAGGCGTTTAACGAATCTGATGGCGAATTCCTCTGGCAATCAACTCATACGAAACTCACTTCAGGACGGGTCAACGACTGGCCCCTACAAGGCATCTGTTCCACACCGTATATTGAAGGTGATCGGCTTTACTACGTCTCCAATCGGTGTGAAGTCGTCTGTATTGATACTGAAGGCTTTCTCGATGGTGAAAACGACGGGCCCTTTACAGAAGAAACAGAAACAAGTGAGATTGATGCCGACATCATTTGGAGTTACGATATGATGGACGAGTTGGATGTCTTCCCGCACAACCTCGCGACCTGTTCGCCACTTGCTGTTGGTGACCTTCTCTTTTTAGAAACGAGTAACGGCGTTGATGAAGGACACATCCACATTCCCTCACCTGATGCTCCATCCTTTATCGCTTTAAACAAAAACACGGGTGAACTCGTCTGGGAGGATGCCTCCCCTGGGGAAGATATACTGCACGGGCAGTGGTCGAATCCGGCTTACGGTGTTATCAATGGTGTTCCACAAGTTATCATCCCCGGCGGCGATGGTTGGGTCTACGCTTTTGCGCCGGAAACCGGGGACATCATCTGGAAGTTTGATTGTAATCCGAAAGATTCTGTTTGGGAACTCGGTGGTCGTGGTACACGCAATAATATTATCTCAACGCCTGTCGTTTATGATGGCAAGGTCTTTGTTGCTGTCGGTCAAGATCCAGAACACGGCGAAGGCGTAGGACACCTCTGGTGTATTGATGCCTCACAAACCGGTGATGTTACCGAAACGGCGGGGGTCTGGCACCTCGGTGATGAGCAGTTCAATCGTACGATGTCCACTGTAGCGATTGCGGATGGACTCCTCTATATTTCGGATTTGAGTGGTTTCCTCTACTGTTTAGATGTGAGCACCGGGGACCTTTATTGGAAACATGACACCTTCGCTGCCATTTGGGGTTCGCCTTACGTTGTAGATGGCAAGGTTTACCTCGGCGACGAAGACGGTGATGTGGTTATCCTAAAAACAGGGAAAACAAAACAAGTGCTGTTTGAAACGAACCTGGGCAGTGCTGTCTATACGACACCTGTCGCGAAAGACGGTGTGCTTTACATCGTAACCCGCAATACTTTGATTGCAATAGAAGAGAAGCAATGA
- a CDS encoding HIT domain-containing protein — MVCPFCPPKVNDNVILLENELNLFIDLKHSILQGSGIIVPRVHRESAFDLTEEEIASTFSLLTEVKALLDAQYNPQGYNLGWNCGAVAGQTVFHAHLHVIPRYTSEPYAGKGIRYWLKQESNRRRI, encoded by the coding sequence ATGGTTTGTCCGTTCTGCCCACCAAAAGTCAACGACAATGTTATTCTACTTGAGAACGAGTTAAACCTGTTTATCGATCTAAAGCATTCGATACTGCAAGGCTCTGGAATTATTGTACCAAGAGTACATCGGGAATCAGCATTTGATCTCACCGAAGAAGAAATTGCTTCTACGTTTTCACTGCTTACGGAAGTTAAAGCCTTGCTTGATGCTCAGTACAACCCGCAAGGTTACAATCTGGGTTGGAATTGTGGTGCTGTAGCTGGACAGACGGTGTTCCATGCGCATTTACATGTGATTCCACGTTATACGTCTGAGCCTTATGCTGGTAAAGGGATTCGCTACTGGCTGAAACAAGAGTCTAATCGCAGGAGAATCTAA
- a CDS encoding LamG domain-containing protein, producing MKRLFYLFTLILTLAILSPNGRTEPVVTDGLVSYWTFDQKDIAGGTVKDVWGENDGKIVGAPKIVGGHVGEALEFDGSDDYVNLTNLGDFGEQVATSTFEAWVKTSFKKDWTTLFKVLDQGCNMAWAIDINRSAKAGFPFAEDIVHYYVRQKSAAGCNAIAVEIEFALSDGKWHHIVFAIEDAGESEVSIYMDGEPQEVIVGDAKKLDTFIPFVEPVYIGAANNRGNVERFFPGIIDEVRIYDRPLTDAEVRRNFESKIGLSVETTEKLPIVWGDLKAAR from the coding sequence ATGAAAAGGCTATTCTATCTCTTCACCCTCATCCTCACGCTTGCAATACTTTCACCCAATGGACGAACGGAACCAGTCGTCACAGATGGACTGGTGAGTTATTGGACGTTTGACCAGAAAGACATCGCTGGTGGAACTGTCAAAGATGTCTGGGGTGAAAATGATGGAAAGATAGTGGGTGCCCCGAAAATTGTCGGCGGACACGTTGGAGAAGCTCTGGAGTTTGACGGGAGCGACGATTACGTCAATCTAACAAATCTCGGCGACTTTGGCGAACAGGTCGCTACATCTACTTTTGAAGCGTGGGTCAAAACGAGTTTCAAGAAAGATTGGACGACGCTTTTCAAAGTCCTCGATCAGGGCTGTAATATGGCATGGGCAATCGATATCAACCGTAGTGCGAAAGCAGGATTCCCATTCGCTGAGGACATCGTTCACTACTACGTCCGCCAAAAATCGGCGGCAGGGTGCAACGCAATCGCTGTTGAAATTGAGTTTGCTCTGTCGGATGGCAAATGGCATCACATCGTTTTCGCAATTGAAGATGCGGGCGAATCTGAGGTTAGCATCTATATGGATGGAGAACCCCAAGAGGTCATTGTAGGTGATGCCAAAAAACTTGATACTTTTATTCCGTTTGTGGAGCCCGTCTATATCGGTGCTGCGAACAATCGTGGGAACGTCGAACGTTTCTTCCCCGGCATCATTGATGAAGTTCGCATATATGATCGACCTCTGACTGATGCCGAAGTGCGCCGAAACTTTGAATCAAAAATTGGGTTGTCCGTTGAGACAACCGAGAAGTTGCCTATCGTGTGGGGGGATCTCAAAGCGGCACGGTAA
- a CDS encoding aldehyde dehydrogenase family protein: MIHIPILRAGRSYRSLNTVSVTHIKTGEPLVEVSQANRGLIAKDLVDIGLQKEALGQRSVAELISICKAAARLFTTATLPLDGTEQSPTDYIQQVSGTTGLPEALCQQNLLKIQGVLENIDTVLDGLTRGLDLRVLDIGWGTQNGRTLSYVCETDSLGAVLPSNSPGVHSLWVPAIPLKVPLVLKPGREEPWTPYRIAQAFIAAGAPAGGFSFYPTDYTGANEILSRCGRSMLFGGGATVAPWVNTPRVEIHGPGRSKIVIHESKQNNWEQYLDLIVESVTKNGGRSCINASGVWVTAHGREIAEALAERLARIEPKPLDDPDAGIAAWANPKAAYGISSLIDRHLKEPGATELTTGDRVVELDGCTFLRPTVIWCEDAEHPLANTEFPFPFVSVVEVSSTELVESMGATLVATAITEDAALRRDLVATPLIDRLNLGAVPTNQISWDSPHEGNLFEHLYRQRAFQLE, from the coding sequence ATGATACATATCCCAATTTTACGCGCCGGACGTTCTTACAGAAGTCTGAACACCGTTAGCGTGACACATATTAAAACAGGCGAACCTTTAGTCGAGGTGAGCCAAGCCAACCGTGGATTGATAGCGAAGGACCTCGTTGACATCGGTCTCCAAAAAGAGGCACTTGGGCAACGTTCGGTTGCTGAATTGATCTCTATTTGCAAGGCGGCAGCGCGCCTTTTCACAACGGCGACGCTGCCACTTGACGGTACTGAACAATCCCCGACAGATTATATCCAACAAGTATCCGGGACAACGGGCTTACCTGAAGCCCTCTGCCAACAGAATCTGCTCAAGATTCAAGGGGTTTTGGAAAACATAGATACGGTCTTAGACGGACTCACCCGCGGCTTGGATCTACGAGTCCTTGATATAGGTTGGGGCACTCAAAACGGACGGACGTTGAGTTACGTCTGCGAAACAGACTCACTCGGTGCTGTGTTACCGAGCAATTCGCCAGGTGTGCATTCGTTGTGGGTGCCTGCGATTCCGTTGAAAGTCCCGCTTGTCCTAAAACCAGGGCGCGAGGAGCCGTGGACTCCGTATCGTATCGCACAAGCGTTTATCGCGGCAGGTGCTCCCGCAGGGGGGTTCAGTTTCTATCCTACCGATTATACCGGTGCCAACGAAATCCTGTCTCGATGCGGACGTTCTATGCTTTTCGGCGGTGGAGCCACTGTCGCCCCGTGGGTGAACACACCTCGTGTTGAGATTCACGGACCGGGACGCAGCAAGATCGTCATCCACGAAAGCAAACAGAACAATTGGGAGCAGTATCTTGATCTCATTGTGGAATCGGTCACCAAGAACGGGGGCAGGTCCTGTATTAACGCCTCTGGTGTGTGGGTAACCGCACACGGACGCGAAATTGCCGAAGCGTTGGCAGAACGCTTGGCACGCATTGAACCGAAACCGCTGGATGATCCAGATGCAGGCATCGCAGCGTGGGCGAATCCGAAAGCTGCCTACGGTATCTCGTCGTTGATCGACCGTCATCTCAAAGAACCCGGGGCAACGGAATTAACAACCGGTGATCGCGTTGTTGAATTAGATGGGTGTACCTTCCTCAGACCGACCGTTATCTGGTGTGAGGATGCGGAACATCCGTTGGCGAATACGGAATTCCCGTTTCCGTTTGTGAGTGTTGTTGAAGTGTCATCGACAGAGTTAGTCGAATCTATGGGGGCAACGCTGGTTGCTACGGCGATTACGGAAGACGCAGCATTAAGACGAGATCTCGTGGCTACACCGCTCATTGATCGACTTAATTTGGGTGCTGTCCCGACGAATCAGATCTCTTGGGACAGTCCGCATGAAGGGAATTTGTTTGAGCACCTCTATAGACAACGCGCATTTCAACTTGAGTAA
- a CDS encoding AAA family ATPase, whose product MNITQFTIEDVRCFSERQTLEIRPLTFLVGENSTGKTTALACFQVLADYLRGEGVDFNADPYSMGIFKDIVRNSRPKAKSFKLGFTVDFVKWIVEFTQKTGGIEPAISSLSLKLSDGEIVFRVVEDWADRPDRLIDFDKKHNRCQINCDTDDLNIFHSSFVSGYLDLELKNFLEYDAEEKTALANYVETLQNSEKWRYDPWYMGDELFVFSTSPIRSRPKRTYDPTREFNDPEGSDVPMYLMRIEAIEKKDWEAVKTQLVEFGRNSGLFENIDVKNFGGSLGAPFQLQVKVRGPKANIIDVGYGVSQILPVLVHILKSDPSEMTYFLLQQPEVHLHPKAQAELSSLLARLANEGNRAFIVETHSDYMIDRVRIDIIRGNIRPEDVSLIYFEPKGRIVNVYNIGFDKMGNMENVPPHYGEFFLKESKRLLGFKE is encoded by the coding sequence ATGAACATTACCCAATTCACAATAGAAGATGTCCGCTGCTTCAGTGAACGCCAAACGCTTGAAATTCGCCCCCTGACCTTTTTAGTCGGTGAAAACAGCACCGGTAAAACGACAGCGTTGGCGTGTTTCCAGGTGTTGGCAGATTATTTGCGAGGAGAAGGGGTAGATTTTAATGCGGATCCCTATTCCATGGGGATCTTTAAGGATATCGTCAGAAACAGTAGACCGAAAGCGAAGAGTTTTAAACTGGGGTTTACTGTTGACTTTGTTAAATGGATAGTCGAATTTACCCAAAAAACGGGAGGAATTGAGCCTGCAATAAGTTCGCTCAGTCTGAAGTTATCAGATGGCGAAATTGTTTTCAGAGTTGTAGAAGATTGGGCAGATAGGCCAGATCGTTTAATTGACTTTGATAAAAAGCACAATCGCTGTCAAATAAATTGTGATACTGACGATTTGAACATTTTTCACTCCTCCTTCGTTTCTGGATACCTCGACCTTGAATTAAAAAATTTTTTGGAATACGACGCTGAAGAAAAAACAGCTTTAGCAAACTATGTAGAAACACTCCAAAATTCGGAAAAGTGGCGATACGACCCCTGGTATATGGGGGACGAGCTATTTGTGTTTAGTACGTCCCCGATTCGCTCACGCCCTAAACGAACATACGATCCCACCCGAGAATTTAATGATCCAGAAGGCAGCGATGTTCCTATGTATTTAATGCGGATTGAAGCAATTGAGAAAAAGGATTGGGAAGCGGTAAAAACACAATTAGTTGAGTTTGGCAGGAATTCTGGACTGTTCGAGAACATAGACGTAAAAAACTTTGGAGGCTCCTTAGGTGCTCCGTTCCAATTGCAGGTCAAAGTGCGCGGTCCTAAAGCAAATATCATTGATGTTGGCTACGGTGTAAGTCAAATTTTACCAGTCTTGGTGCACATTTTGAAATCTGATCCTTCAGAGATGACCTATTTCTTACTACAACAACCCGAAGTCCACTTACACCCAAAAGCACAAGCGGAACTTTCCTCTCTATTAGCACGATTGGCAAATGAGGGGAACCGGGCGTTCATCGTTGAGACGCACAGCGACTATATGATTGACCGTGTGCGTATTGACATTATAAGAGGCAATATCCGTCCCGAAGATGTGTCGTTGATCTATTTTGAACCAAAGGGACGCATCGTCAATGTGTATAATATCGGTTTTGATAAAATGGGTAATATGGAAAACGTACCACCACATTACGGCGAATTTTTCCTAAAAGAATCCAAACGGCTCCTGGGGTTTAAAGAGTAA
- a CDS encoding sulfatase-like hydrolase/transferase, with the protein MTDNPNVILIFADDLGRGMLSCYGQQHFETPNIDRLANEGMKFNHAYGCAFCAPSRASMLTGLHDCHEGTWTYTQGGLYHRLSAGEMTLDQVTELLHTTGLQAGPDDIFLAQIAEHAGYTTGQIGKLEWGFATTGERIRRHGWQYHYGYYDHQRCHGFYPPFLFENGQPTYIRGNTHADCAVNPNWESEENMARRRNREGKAVYSQDIFNEKIIEFLRTHQDKPFFLYHPSQLPHGPIAIPDIHPTVKNVPELTTYEKEYASMILKLDETVGIILDELERLGIDDRTMIALCSDNGHEVYYLQEGRTSGRRQNLDGEPFDEITTKFYSETGGDVFNGNDGMGGLKFSSWEGGTRIPYIVRFPGTIAPDSVSNHILANYDLMPTFADLIGVELPEGKDGISFLPTLFEQPEAQETHEWIIYASRLGPALVTSDGWKLRYINSTDTFQLYQLNDDYREENDVSADYPDIVARLSGWMLSACDGDYRNGTPQAHFASYPDSD; encoded by the coding sequence ATGACGGATAACCCGAATGTCATTCTCATCTTCGCAGACGATCTTGGACGCGGTATGCTCAGCTGCTATGGTCAACAACATTTCGAGACACCGAATATTGATCGTCTTGCAAATGAGGGAATGAAATTCAACCACGCCTACGGTTGCGCGTTTTGTGCGCCATCGCGAGCGAGTATGCTAACAGGTCTTCACGATTGCCACGAGGGGACCTGGACCTATACCCAAGGCGGACTTTACCACAGGTTGAGTGCTGGCGAGATGACTTTGGACCAAGTTACGGAATTGCTTCATACCACCGGACTCCAAGCAGGTCCCGATGACATCTTCTTGGCACAAATTGCGGAACATGCTGGTTACACCACAGGACAGATTGGAAAACTTGAATGGGGTTTTGCCACAACTGGGGAGCGCATCCGGCGGCACGGTTGGCAGTATCACTACGGCTACTATGATCACCAGCGTTGCCACGGTTTCTATCCGCCTTTCCTTTTTGAAAACGGACAACCAACATACATTCGGGGAAACACACACGCCGACTGCGCGGTAAATCCGAATTGGGAGTCCGAAGAAAATATGGCGCGCCGCAGGAACCGAGAGGGGAAAGCGGTATATTCTCAAGACATTTTCAACGAAAAAATCATCGAGTTCCTTCGCACCCACCAAGACAAGCCCTTCTTTCTCTATCATCCGTCTCAACTACCACACGGACCGATTGCCATCCCTGACATCCATCCAACGGTGAAAAACGTTCCAGAATTAACAACCTATGAAAAAGAATACGCCTCCATGATCCTAAAACTCGATGAGACTGTTGGGATCATCTTGGACGAACTCGAACGACTCGGAATTGACGATCGCACGATGATTGCCCTCTGCTCTGATAACGGCCACGAAGTGTATTATTTGCAGGAAGGACGCACCTCCGGTCGGCGCCAGAATTTGGACGGTGAGCCGTTTGATGAGATCACGACAAAATTCTATTCGGAGACGGGTGGCGATGTGTTCAATGGAAACGACGGTATGGGTGGTTTAAAGTTTTCGAGTTGGGAAGGTGGCACACGTATCCCTTACATCGTCCGGTTCCCCGGAACAATTGCCCCTGATAGCGTATCAAACCATATCCTTGCGAACTACGACCTGATGCCGACCTTCGCTGACCTTATAGGAGTCGAGTTACCGGAAGGAAAAGACGGTATATCGTTCTTACCGACCCTGTTTGAACAACCTGAGGCTCAAGAAACCCACGAGTGGATTATATATGCCTCTCGACTGGGGCCAGCGTTGGTAACGTCAGATGGTTGGAAATTACGATATATTAATAGCACGGACACTTTCCAATTATACCAACTCAACGACGACTACCGCGAGGAAAACGATGTTTCGGCGGATTATCCTGACATCGTTGCTCGGTTGAGTGGTTGGATGCTCAGTGCTTGTGATGGCGATTATCGAAATGGAACGCCGCAAGCACATTTCGCTTCCTACCCAGACAGCGATTGA
- a CDS encoding phytanoyl-CoA dioxygenase family protein, producing MLTPEEKWFFDHHGFIILRKVVPSEDLKCMIELANWWHEVTLDELPPPLTSTSRTGTHSPTIAHWINHIQYGDPVFQRLVLNLEVMRVIIALTRGTPCLVDCALTKNYTTSDDINFHAAGQDYSVEASGPRAGFLNAGISLVDVPPGTGFVCLPGSHKRNFEPPDNLSIYDGPPTVINVPVGAGDCVIFTEALYHGGRRWTEDYPRFTIFNRYIDNGSHKALPIERYKHLISDEVYELEQPAIQGRRKRVVARILNDLEAP from the coding sequence ATGTTGACACCTGAGGAAAAGTGGTTCTTTGACCACCACGGATTCATCATCCTCCGCAAAGTCGTTCCGTCTGAGGATCTCAAGTGCATGATCGAACTCGCCAATTGGTGGCACGAGGTGACGCTGGATGAACTCCCCCCACCGCTAACTTCCACTTCCCGTACCGGTACCCATTCACCGACGATTGCGCATTGGATTAACCATATCCAATACGGTGATCCAGTATTTCAACGGCTTGTACTCAATTTAGAGGTTATGCGGGTGATTATTGCTCTGACGCGCGGAACACCTTGCCTTGTTGATTGTGCGCTGACCAAGAATTACACAACCTCTGACGACATCAATTTTCATGCTGCTGGTCAAGATTACAGTGTAGAAGCATCAGGACCTCGCGCAGGTTTCCTTAACGCTGGTATCTCCTTAGTTGACGTACCACCCGGAACAGGGTTTGTCTGTCTTCCGGGGAGTCATAAACGAAACTTTGAACCACCTGATAACCTCTCGATTTACGATGGACCTCCTACAGTTATTAACGTCCCCGTCGGTGCAGGCGATTGTGTTATCTTTACAGAAGCACTCTATCACGGGGGCAGACGCTGGACAGAAGATTACCCACGCTTTACCATCTTCAACCGCTATATTGATAACGGATCACACAAAGCCTTGCCGATTGAGAGATATAAACATCTGATTTCGGATGAAGTCTATGAATTGGAACAGCCAGCGATCCAAGGACGACGCAAACGGGTAGTGGCGCGGATTCTCAATGATTTAGAAGCACCTTGA
- a CDS encoding thiamine pyrophosphate-binding protein, whose protein sequence is MPKMTGAKFIAETVHGYGITHVFFMPYIGPRALMEMENLGIKRVQTHGEKAAAYMADAYARVKRGPSLCMAQSVGAVNLAAGLQDAYLACSPVIALTGKENQINQQRHAYQEVDHVNPFSAVTKYSAYVATPEQLPFYLRQAFRAATTGTPGPAHLDFEGIAGSSVIDREGDLEVIIEEAFTELPPFRPEAEAEKVTEAIRLLTDAERPIIVAGGGVTASDARAELVELAEKLSIPVATSLNAKAMFPSDHPLAVGTPGSYSRACANQAVCEADLVFFIGSHTGGQVTNGYKIPPQGTPIVQLDINPDELGRNYPIQLGMQGDVRNTLRRMLEAAEAAAPRTEWVNRVQELVKDWKEDVSGKVNSELLPMLPERLCRELTDYLPSDAILVSDTGHSGIWTGTMIDFKHPDQSFIRCSGSLGWGVPAAMGAKCAQPDRPVICFTGDGGIWYHMTELDTAMKSGINAVIVVNNNHSLNQEQGGVESVYGGRTAGSDELWLFPDADFAKMAESMGCLGITVNKPSELASALDQAFDSGRPAVVDVKTHVEGIAPRAWMPS, encoded by the coding sequence ATGCCGAAAATGACAGGTGCTAAGTTTATTGCTGAAACCGTCCATGGATATGGAATTACCCACGTTTTTTTCATGCCTTACATTGGACCACGGGCTTTAATGGAGATGGAAAATCTTGGGATCAAGCGCGTTCAAACACACGGTGAAAAAGCAGCGGCGTATATGGCAGATGCCTACGCCCGCGTGAAACGGGGTCCCAGCCTCTGTATGGCGCAGTCGGTTGGAGCGGTCAACCTCGCCGCAGGGTTACAAGATGCCTATCTCGCCTGTTCACCCGTGATTGCGCTAACAGGAAAAGAAAACCAAATTAATCAGCAACGACATGCCTATCAGGAGGTAGACCACGTTAATCCGTTTTCTGCGGTTACCAAATATAGCGCGTATGTCGCGACACCCGAGCAACTTCCCTTCTATCTACGTCAAGCCTTCCGTGCTGCGACAACAGGAACACCGGGCCCTGCACACTTGGATTTTGAAGGAATCGCAGGTTCTTCGGTCATTGATCGGGAGGGGGACCTTGAGGTTATCATTGAAGAGGCGTTTACCGAGTTACCGCCGTTCCGGCCAGAAGCAGAAGCGGAAAAGGTCACAGAAGCTATCAGGCTGCTTACTGACGCGGAACGCCCTATTATTGTGGCGGGTGGCGGTGTAACGGCATCGGATGCACGAGCGGAGCTTGTCGAATTAGCAGAAAAACTTTCGATTCCAGTGGCGACTTCATTGAATGCGAAAGCGATGTTCCCCAGTGATCATCCCTTGGCAGTTGGAACCCCCGGTTCATACTCGCGGGCGTGTGCGAACCAAGCCGTGTGCGAAGCAGACCTTGTTTTCTTTATCGGGAGCCATACCGGTGGACAGGTGACCAATGGGTATAAGATTCCACCACAAGGCACACCGATTGTCCAACTCGATATTAATCCCGATGAACTGGGACGCAATTATCCAATCCAGTTAGGCATGCAGGGAGATGTGCGGAATACACTCCGTCGGATGCTTGAAGCCGCGGAAGCCGCAGCACCGCGCACTGAATGGGTTAACCGCGTACAGGAATTGGTAAAAGACTGGAAAGAGGATGTCAGTGGGAAAGTGAACTCGGAGCTGTTACCGATGCTCCCAGAACGTCTCTGCCGTGAATTGACCGACTATCTACCCTCAGATGCGATCCTTGTATCCGATACGGGGCATTCAGGCATCTGGACCGGCACAATGATTGATTTTAAGCATCCCGATCAGTCTTTCATACGGTGTTCAGGTTCGCTGGGATGGGGGGTGCCCGCTGCGATGGGAGCGAAGTGCGCACAACCCGATAGACCGGTGATCTGTTTCACAGGTGATGGCGGTATCTGGTATCACATGACGGAATTGGATACAGCAATGAAATCTGGTATTAACGCTGTTATTGTGGTAAACAATAATCATTCACTGAACCAAGAACAGGGTGGTGTTGAGTCGGTCTACGGAGGGCGGACCGCTGGCTCTGATGAACTCTGGTTGTTCCCAGATGCGGATTTCGCGAAGATGGCAGAATCGATGGGATGTCTGGGGATTACGGTCAACAAACCGAGTGAACTCGCGAGCGCGCTGGACCAAGCGTTTGATTCGGGGAGACCGGCAGTTGTGGATGTGAAAACGCATGTCGAAGGGATTGCGCCGCGGGCGTGGATGCCTTCGTAA